CGATCCAGCCGGCCAGCCGGGGCCAGCCGGTGATCAGTACCTCGTGGGCCAGCTCGACCGTGTCACCGTCCAGGGTGACCAGCCGGGCGGCGACGAGGCGTTCCAGCACGTCCCGCGCGTCGGACCCCAGCTCGGCCCGGGACGCCGGGCGGCGCGTGTCGGGGGCGCCGTCGCCGGGGGTGATGAGCCGCAGCAGGATACGGCGGGCGGTACGGGCCTGCTCCGGCGCGAGGTCGCCGTAGACCTGCTCGGCGGTCGCGGCGATCGCCCCGCGCACGCCACCGGCCTCCTCGTACGCGGCCAGCGTGAGAGTACGGCCGCGGCGACGGCGCCAGGTCTCCAGCAGGGCGTGCGAGAGCATCGGCAGGGCGCCGGGCTGGTCGGAGACCTCGTCGACGACGCGGGCGGTCAGCGCGCGCTCCACGTTCAGGCCCTCGGCGATCGCGGGCTGTGTGATCACGTCCCGCAGTTCCTCGCGGCCCATCGGTCCGATCAGCAGAGTCGCTCGACCGACCGCCTCCGCGAGCTGTGGATGGGTGCCGCAGTGGCCGTAGAAGTCACCCCGCACGGCGATGGCCACGCGCAACCGGCTCGTGGGTTCGCGGGCGGCCAGCAGCAGATCCAGGAAACGGTCACGCTCCGCGCGGTCCTGGCAGAGGGTGAACAGCTCCTCGAACTGGTCGACGATCACCCAGGTGTCCAGGCCACCGTCCTCGCCTTCCCCGTTCCCGTCCCCGTCCCCGTCGGACTTCGGGACGAGCGCGCGCTCGTGGGTGCGCGCGGGCTGTTCACCAGGGGTGAGTACCCGGATCACCGCCGGGCGGTCGGCGCCCTGCGCCTGCCGCAGAGTGGGGATCAGCCCGGCCCGCAGCAGCGACGACTTGCCGCTGCCGGAGGGGCCGGACACAACCGCGAACCGGTGCGTGCGCAGCAGCTCCAGCAGCTGGCCGACCTGCTTGTCCCGGCCGAAGAAGAGAGCACTGTCACCCGGTTCGAAACGGGCCAGGCCCCGATAGGGCGCCCGCTCCTCGGCCGAGGCCGCCCGCACGTCCGCATCCGCCTCCCGCCAGCGCCGCTCCCATTCCTCGGGATCGGCGTCCAGTACCTGGACGTACGCCCGCAGCAACGCGAGCGAGGGCAACTGGTCGCCGGCCGCCGCCTGCGACAACGCGGTCGTCGAGTATCCCGCCCGCTCGGCCATCTCCCGGTACGGCGGCTTTCCCGCCTTCTCGCGCAGCAGGCGCAGTTCGTGCGCGAGCCGCTGCACGGGCCCGGCCTCGGGGTCCACCGGCTTCTCTCGTCGTCCCACCGGGCCGTACCTTTCGCCCTGCAAACACACCATTGACCGGCGCCCAACCTACGTTCGGCCGCGGAGCCGAGCCAATTCCGGCCCAGTCCGCGGACGCGGGACGGACACGGCCGTGCCTCCGGCCGATACGGGGGAGACACGGCGCCCGAGGCCTGCACGAGGGGGGGGGCGGGCGGGCCCCGCGCGGGAGCTCGGCCGTTCGGCCGGGGTGCGCGGCACTCTGTGTCGCCGAAGGTGGCCTTTCGGTCGGGTCGCGCCGTGGATCTCCTGAGCAGCGTGCGCGTCCTCGGCGTGTCTCCCGGACCGGAAGGTCGTCGGCGGGGCCCTCCTGAGGGTGTCCGGCATCGTCCTTCTGCTGTCGGCCACAGGCGTGGGCCTGCTGGTCGCCGGTCTGGACGGCACTGCGCTGTGGCCTCAGCTGGTGGTCCGGCCGATCGGTCTGGCCGCGGTCCTGCGGCCCACCGCCTGGCGGCCGAGGTGGCTCCCCACGGCACACGTGTCCGAGCAACTGGTCACCGGTTGCTGGACGTTCACGCAGGGGGACGCCCGGGAGAACCTGGAGAAGATCCCGGACACCGCGGACTCCTCCGACACAGCGCGGGCGTCCAGGCAGGCCAGGGAGTCAGACCGCGACGCTCGCGCTCCCGTCCGCAGGTCGCTGTTCCCAGAGCGTCTCGCCTTGGACCTCCATGACGACGGTTCCGGAGTCGTTGGTGAGGGTGCCCCGGCTGCGGACCACGGCTGTGCCGTCGGCGCGGGGGCGGACCTCCATGATCTCCATGGAGCCGTGCAGTACGTCCCCGGGCCTGACCGGCGCCCGCATGCGCACGGGTCCGAGTTCGCGGCCGGCGATGAGGGCGGCGCGCGACAACACCGCGTCCACCACGAGGCGTTGGAGAAGTGCGACGGTGTGGAAGCCGCTGGCGATGAGGCCCCCGAAACGGCTCGCGGCCGCGGCGTCCTCGTCCGTGTGCAGGGGGAGAGGATCGAAGCGGCGGCCGAAGTCGAGGATCTCCTCCCTGGACACCTCGGTGCTGCCCAGCTCGAACACGGTCCCGGCGTGAAGGTCCTCGGCGTAGAGCACGGCGCTCACCGCCGTTCCGGCGTCGGCGCGGACCTTGCAGGATCCTGTTGTCGGGCGGACCGGTCGATGTGCACGCCGTGTCGCATGCGGTCTCCGTTCGTGTCCTTGTCGCGGTGGCTGATGGCGGTCGGGCCCAGGCGTCAGTCGAGTTCCGTGACGAACCGCCAGAGCAGACGGCCGAAGGTCTCGACGTCCTCGTCGGGCCATCGGCCGAGCCGCTCCTCGAGGCCCTGGCGCTGGTGTTGCCTGACGCGGGTCAGGCAGGCGAGACCGGTGTCGGTGAGTTCCAGCAACTTGGTCCTGGGCCGCGACGGGTGGGCCACCCGTCGCAGCAGGCCGTCGTCCTCGAGCGCGGACAACTGACGGCTGACGGTGGACTTCTCCAGGCCGTATCGCTCCGCCAGATCGGAGGCGGTCGGCTGGGGGAAGGACCCCACGTACGACAGCATCGTGTAGGCGACGAAGGACAGTTCGTCGTACATCCTGTTCTCGCGCACCTTGGCGTTGCGGGAGAACAGGATGATCGCCTCGTGGATCACGTCGAGGGGCTCGTCCCGTGTCGGCATGGCGACATCATTGAGTTGCGCGAAGCAACTGTCAAGGTTGTGTCGTGCAACTCTCGTCCCACTGGTGGGCCGCGACCCCGAAGGGGACACCCGAAGGGGGTGTCCCGACATCCAGCGCGAGCCTGTTCGCGCAACGGATCGTCGCCCCGCATCACCGTCCATGGCACGGTCACGGTCTCCGGCGCGGGCGGCCGAACGGTGGTGATCAGGCCGACGAACGCGTCGACCTGGCAGGCCGTGAACCTGTAGTGGGCCGACCTGAAGCCGGCCCAGTAACCAGGTCATCGTCTCCCGCGGGACCTCACCCATCCGGACTTTGTCCTGAGTGTGGAAAAAGACGCGTCGAACTCCGACCTAAGTACTTCCCAGTCTGGAAAATCGTTGTTACGTTCCTCTTCAACAGCCTGACGGCGCAGTCGGTGCGGACAGGCGCCTGGATCCTCGGCCATGGGTGAGGGGAGGGGAGGGATCGTGCGACGGATGACTGCTCGACCTGAGAACGCGCATCAGGCGCGGCTGCTTCATCTGCTGCGTGACAACGGCTCCAACTCTCGTGCCCAGCTCGGTGATCTGGTGGATCTGTCCCGCTCGAAGCTGGCCGTCGAAGTGGACCGGCTGCTGGAGACGGGGCTGGTCGTCGCGGACGGGCTGGCCCCCTCGCGGGGCGGGCGGCGGTCGCACAACATCCGGCTCGCACCGACGCTGCGTTTCCTCGGTGTCGATATCGGTGCCACGTCCATCGACGTCGCTGTGACGAATGCGGAGTTGGAGGTCCTGGGGCATCTGAACCAACCGATGGACGTGCGCGAGGGCCCGGTCGCGGTCTTCGAGCAAGTCCTGTCCATGGCCGCGAAGTTGAGGGCGACGGGGCTCGCGGAGGGGTTCGACGGTGCCGGCATCGGCGTGCCGGGGCCGGTCCGGTTCCCCGAGGGTGTTCCGGTGGCTCCGCCGATCATGCCGGGCTGGGACGGGTTCCCGGTCCGGGAGGCGCTGAGCCAGGAGCTGGGCTGCCCGGTCATGGTCGACAACGACGTGAACCTGATGGCGATGGGGGAGCAGCACGCAGGCGTCGCGCGTTCCGTGGGTGACTTCCTCTGCGTCAAGATCGGTACCGGTATCGGGTGCGGCATCGTCGTCGGCGGTGAGGTCTACCGCGGGGCGACGGGCAGCGCGGGCGACATCGGGCACATCCAGGCCGTGCCCGGTGGCCGCCCCTGCGCCTGCGGCAACCAGGGCTGTCTGGAAGCTCACTTCAGCGGGGCCGCGTTGGCAGGTGACGCTGAGCAGGCCGCACGCGAGGGCCGGTCGGCGCAGCTTGCCGCCCGGCTGGAGACGGCCGGGCGTCTGACGGCCGAGGACGTGTCGGCTGCCGCGGCGGCGGGGGACGCGGTGTCCCTGGAGCTGATTCGGGAGGGCGGTAAGCGTCTGGGCCAGGTCATCGCCGGGCTTGTCAGTTTCTTCAATCCGGGGCTGGTGGTGATCGGCGGCGGTGTGACCGGGCTCGGGCACACGTTGCTGGCCAGCGTTCGGACCCAGGTGTACCGGCAGTCGTTGCCGCTCGCCACGCGCAATCTGCCGATTGTGCTGGGGGAGTTGGGGCCGGCGGCCGGAGCGATCGGCGCGGCGCGGCTCATCAGCGACCACGTCTTCTCGCCCGCCTGACCGCTGCCCGACCCGGTCGGCAACGGATCACCACTCGGCCACCGCACCCCCGTGGCCTCGCCACGACGTCACTGCAAACCCACTGGCGTCGCCCGACAACGCGCCTCGGTGACCCCGAGGCGCCATCACGACACCCGTAGCACCACGGCAAGACCACCGCTCCACCACAGTCCTG
Above is a window of Streptomyces sp. NBC_00490 DNA encoding:
- a CDS encoding MarR family winged helix-turn-helix transcriptional regulator, which gives rise to MPTRDEPLDVIHEAIILFSRNAKVRENRMYDELSFVAYTMLSYVGSFPQPTASDLAERYGLEKSTVSRQLSALEDDGLLRRVAHPSRPRTKLLELTDTGLACLTRVRQHQRQGLEERLGRWPDEDVETFGRLLWRFVTELD
- a CDS encoding ROK family transcriptional regulator, whose amino-acid sequence is MTARPENAHQARLLHLLRDNGSNSRAQLGDLVDLSRSKLAVEVDRLLETGLVVADGLAPSRGGRRSHNIRLAPTLRFLGVDIGATSIDVAVTNAELEVLGHLNQPMDVREGPVAVFEQVLSMAAKLRATGLAEGFDGAGIGVPGPVRFPEGVPVAPPIMPGWDGFPVREALSQELGCPVMVDNDVNLMAMGEQHAGVARSVGDFLCVKIGTGIGCGIVVGGEVYRGATGSAGDIGHIQAVPGGRPCACGNQGCLEAHFSGAALAGDAEQAAREGRSAQLAARLETAGRLTAEDVSAAAAAGDAVSLELIREGGKRLGQVIAGLVSFFNPGLVVIGGGVTGLGHTLLASVRTQVYRQSLPLATRNLPIVLGELGPAAGAIGAARLISDHVFSPA
- a CDS encoding MaoC/PaaZ C-terminal domain-containing protein: MSAVLYAEDLHAGTVFELGSTEVSREEILDFGRRFDPLPLHTDEDAAAASRFGGLIASGFHTVALLQRLVVDAVLSRAALIAGRELGPVRMRAPVRPGDVLHGSMEIMEVRPRADGTAVVRSRGTLTNDSGTVVMEVQGETLWEQRPADGSASVAV